The Trinickia caryophylli genomic sequence AGATCGGCGGCGCGCGCCAGGTCGAATGCACCATCAACGGGCTCGGCGAGCGCGCGGGCAATACGGCCCTCGAGGAAATCGTGATGGCCGTGAAGACGCGCAAGGACTACTTCGGGCTCGAGGTTGGCCTCGATACGACGCAAATCGTGCCCGCATCGAAGCTCGTCTCGCAGATCACGGGCTTCGTGGTGCAGCCGAACAAGGCGGTGGTGGGCGCAAACGCGTTCGCGCACGCGTCGGGCATTCACCAGGACGGCGTTCTGAAAGCGCGCGATACCTACGAGATCATGCGTGCGGAAGACGTGGGCTGGTCGGCCAACAAGATCGTGCTCGGCAAGCTCTCGGGCCGCAACGCGTTCAAGCAGCGTCTGCAGGAACTCAACGTGACGCTCGAAAGCGAGAGCGAACTCAATACGGCCTTTGCGCGCTTCAAGGAACTGGCCGATCGCAAGTCCGAGATCTTCGACGAAGACATCATCGCGATCGTCAGCGAAGAGTCGGCGGCTGCAGCGGAGCGCGAGCGTTACAAGTTCGTGTCGCTCGCGCAGCACTCGGAGACGGGCGAGCGCCCGCATGCACGCGTCGTTTTCTCGGTGGACGGCAAGGAGACGGTTGGCGAGGCGCGCGGCAACGGCCCCGTGGATGCAACGCTCAATGCGATCGAGGGCGAAGTCGGCAGCGGCTCCGAGCTGCTGCTCTATTCGGTCAACGCGATCACGACCGGCACGCAGGCTCAGGGCGAGGTGACCGTGCGGCTTTCGAAGAACGGGCGCATCGTGAATGGCGTCGGCACGGATCCCGATATCGTCGCCGCTTCGGCGAAGGCTTACATTTCCGCGCTCAACAAGCTCTATACCAACGTCGAGAAGGTCAATCCCCAGGCCATCTGATCCAGGTCCGGCCGCCCGTTGCGGCGCCGCGGCCGCATGCGAATATCTGCCCTCGCGCCGGCTTTGCCGGGCGAGGGCTTTTTCATGGCCTTCCGCGCCCGCGGCGAGCCGCTCAGGTACGCCCGCGCTGAGAACCCGAATCAGAACCCGAAGTGGCGGCGGTCGGGGTCGTGCAGTGGATCGGGCGTTTTCTGCGTGAGGCGCAGGATGCCCTGATCGTCGAAATAGAAGTTGTAGAGCATGTACCAGACGCCGTCCTCGAGGTAACGGTAGCTCCATACCTCGCGCTTCATGAGGGGGAAGTACGACGTCTCGACGGGACGGCCGAAGTTCACGAGGACATCGCGCTTCGTCCACTGGCCGATCTGCGCCTTGTAGAACTCGTTCGGTTGCAGCACCTGCCGCAGCTTGAGAACCTTGCCCGAAGCGTCGACGTCAGCCGCGACGGTCACTTCGCCGAACGGCTGAGTGGGCCACATGAGCCGCTTGCCGCCGTCGGGCAGATCGTAGACCTCGCGTGGCGGGCCGAAGCGCGCGACAACGGCGGACGCGTCCTCGCCGGGCTGGAATCGCTCCCACGGTTGAACGCAGCCGGCAAGCAGCAGGGCTGTGCAGGCGAACAGGGCAGAAAGGCGCTTTCCGATCGACATGGTTATTCTCCGTTGCGCGTGCGTGCGTGCGTGCGCGGCGGCTGCTCCATACGGCCGCCCGCGGCGTGTAGCGGGGTTTTATCACGGCTTCGGGTTTGTTGGACAGCAGCCAGGCAAAACGGTGCGGCCGATGGCCGCTGCTCGCTTGCGGTGCGGGCTTGCCGAGCCGCAGCCGCCCAGCCTATGATCCGCGCTTCGATCGAATAGGAGGAAAAGCCGATGGGCAGATGGATTAGCCGCGTCGCCGCGGTCGCCGTCCTGGGCGCGTGGGCCATCGCGGCCGCCGCTGCGGGCGGGGAGGGCGGCGCCGGAACGGGAGCGGCGGAGCCGGTGAGGCTGGCGCTCGTCGAGGGCATGTCGGGGCCGTTCGCCGATGCGGGCGCGGCCGTCGAGCGCAATCTGCGTTTCGGCGTCGAGCGCGTGAATGCGCGCGGCGGCGTCACGCTCGCCGACGGGCGGCATCCGCTCGAACTCGTCGTGATGGACAGCCGCGGCGGCGTGGAGGAGGCGCTCGTGCAGCAGCGGGCCGCGGCTGACCGCCGCATCCCGTTCATCCTGCAGGGCAATGGCTCGGCGGTCGCGGCCGCGCTCGTCGCGGCCATCGACAAGCACAACGCCCGCGAGCCCGGCAATCGCGAGCTTTTTCTCAATTATTCGGCCGACGACCCGGCGCTCACAGGTGCCGGCTGCAGCTTCTGGCATTTCCGCTTCGACGCCCACGCGGGCATGCGCATGAACGCGCTGGCCGACGTGATCGCTGGCGAGCGGGCCGTGAAGAAGGTCTATCTGCTGAATCAGGATTACAGCTTCGGGCACGACGTGAGTGCGCTTGCCCGTGAGTCGCTGGCCGCGCGCCGGCCTGACATTGCCGTGGTGGGCGACGAATTTCATCCGATCGGTCGCGTGAAGGATTTCACCCCTTATCTCGCGAAAATCCGCGCGAGCGGGGCCGACGCCGTCGTGACCGGCAACTGGGGCAACGATCTGACTCTGCTCGTGAAAGCGGCGCGCGAGCAGGGTTACGTCGGGAAGTTCTACACGTTCTACGGCAACAGCCTCGGGGCGCCGGCCGCGCTCGGCGACGCTGGCGTCAAGCGCGTGGTGGCGGTGGCCGACTGGCATCCGAACGCCGGTGCGTCGGCGCTTTTCGCCGATCGGGCCTCGGGCGCGAAACCGGCGCTCTCGGATGCCTACTACGCGGCGTTCCGCGCGCGTTTTCCGGCTGCCCGCGACGATTACCCCGTGCTGCGCATGGAAATCATGATCGAGATGCTGGCCGACGCGATTTCACGCGCACGCACGACCGACGCCGCGGCGGTGGCCAGGGCGCTCGAGGGTATGAAGTACGACAACGGGTTTCAGCGCGCGACGATGGAGGCGGCCGATCACCAATTGATCCAGCCCCTTTATGTGATGGAGATGGACAAGGCGGGGACCACGGGCGTGCGGTTCGACAACGAGGGGTCGGGGTATGGCTTCCGAACCGTGCTTGCACTATCGCCGGAGAAAACCCGCCTGCCGAGCGTGTGCCGAATGAAACGGCCGTGATCGAGGCAGCCCGCATGGGACGCGCGCGAGCGACCTCCCGGCGCCCGGATGCCCGAGCTGGCGCCCGGGCATGGCAGCCGGGGCCGGGCCGACAGGCGGCTGCCTTTGCCGGTGGCGGACGTGATACAATGCGCGCTTCGTCGTAACCCACGGCACGGCCTTTCTTCCGTGACCGCCTGTTTGCTTTAAAGGAAATCAAATGTCTGTTGCTGATATCAAGAAGTCCGAAATCGTCGAGAAGTTTGCTCGCGCCGCGAACGATACGGGTTCGCCCGAAGTGCAGGTCGCGCTGCTGACCTCGCGCATCAACGAACTGACCCTCCACTTCAAGTCGCACACGAAGGATCACCACAGCCGCCGCGGCCTGCTGCGCATGGTGAGCCGCCGTCGCAAGCTGCTCGACTATTTGAAGGGCAAGGATGCCGACCGCTACCGCTCGCTGATCGAGAAGCTGGGTCTGCGCAAGTAATTGGTCATCGTCGTTTCATGCAAGATGCCTGTGTCAGTCTGCTGATGCAGGCATTTTGTTTTTCGCGTCGGCACTAGTGGCCCCTTGGGCGGCTACCGGTGCACCGCGTGGAGCTGTGGCTGGAGTGAGCTTTGGTTGCCCGCCGGCGAGGCGCTCGAGCGCCCGCGCCGGCCCACGCTAAGCCCATGCCGGCTCAATGCAGGGTTGCCGGCCGCAGCGAGCGCTTCAGGGCTTGCTGCGGTTGCATGCAAAGCTGAACGGCACGCGCCATGCGGCGTGCCGGGCAAGGCGGCATTGCGCGAAGGGTGCGCGTGCCGGCTTCGCCGAAACGGGCCGCCCGGGCGGGTAGAGCTTTGTGTCATTCCAGTACGACGCACGCGTTTTTCGCGAGCATGGCGCTGGAATGGCATAACACTCCTCATCCTGCCGGCGCCGGCCATCGGCGCCGCCCGCCTCGGTTCGACGGGAGGCCAGGCGGCGATACGCACAATGAGATAGCAAGAAAGCAAGGAGTGACCATGTCAATGTTCAATAAAGTCGTCAAAGAGTTTAAGTGGGGGCAGCATACCGTTCGCCTCGAGACGGGCGAGATCGCCCGCCAGGCGACAGGCGCCGTCATCGTCGACGTGGAAGACACCGTCGTGCTCGCCACCGTGGTCGGTGCGAAGACGGCCAAGCCCGGTCAGGATTTTTTCCCGTTGACCGTCGATTACATCGAAAAGACCTACTCGGCCGGCAAGATCCCGGGCGGCTTCTTCCGCCGCGAGGGCCGCCCGTCCGAACTCGAGACGCTGACCTCGCGCCTCATCGACCGCCCGCTGCGTCCGCTTTTCCCCGAAGGCTTCTACAACGAAGTGCAGGTCGTCATCCACGTGCTGTCGGTCAACCCCGAGATTCCGGCCGACGTGCCGGCGATGATCGGCGCGTCGGCGGCGCTTGCCGTCTCCGGCCTGCCGTTCCACGGCCCGGTGGGTGCCGCGCGCGTTGCCTACGTCAATAACGAGTACGTGCTGAACCCCACGCGCTCGCAGATGAAGGATTCGCGTCTCGAACTCATCGTTGCGGGCACCGAGCGTGCCGTGCTGATGGTCGAGTCGGAAGCCGACCAACTGCCGGAAGACGTGATGCTTGGCGCCGTCGTGTTCGGCCATGAGCAGATGCAAACGGCGATCGACGCGATCCACGAACTCGTGCGCGATGGCGGCAAGCCCGAATGGGACTGGCAGCCCGCCGCGAAGAACGAGGCGCTGATCGCGCGCGTGACGGATCTTGCGTACGGTGACCTGACGGCTGCCTACCAGATCCGCAACAAGCAGGAGCGCTCGACGAAGCTCAAGGAGATCTACGCCGCGACGGGCGCAAAGCTCGACGAGGAAGCGCTTGCCGCCGGTACGGTGCCCGCAGACAAGGCGACGATCGGCAATATCCTGTTCGATCTCGAAGCGAAGATCGTCCGCAGCCAGATCCTGAACGGCGAGGCTCGCATCGACGGCCGCGACACGCGCACGGTGCGCCCGATCGAGATCCGTACCGGCGTGCTGCCGCGCACGCACGGCTCGGCGCTCTTCACGCGCGGCGAGACGCAGGCGCTCGTCGTGGCGACGCTCGGCACGAAGGGAGACGAGCAGATCATCGACGCGCTCGAAGGCGAGTACCGCGAGCGCTTCATGCTCCACTACAACATGCCGCCGTTCGCCACCGGCGAAACGGGGCGCGTCGGCTCGCCGAAGCGCCGCGAGATCGGCCATGGCCGCCTCGCCAAGCGTGCGCTGGCCGCCTGCCTGCCGAGCGCTGACGAATTCGGCTACTCGATTCGCGTCGTGTCGGAAATCACCGAGTCGAACGGCTCGTCGTCGATGGCGTCGGTTTGCGGCGGCTGTCTCGCGCTGATGGACGCCGGCGTGCCGATGAAGGCGCACGTGGCCGGTATCGCGATGGGTCTCATTCTCGAAGGCAACAAGTTCGCAGTGCTGACCGACATCCTCGGCGACGAGGACCACCTCGGCGACATGGACTTCAAGGTGGCCGGTACGGCGGACGGCGTGACGGCCCTGCAGATGGACATCAAGATCCAGGGGATCACGAAGGAAATCATGCAGGTCGCGCTCGCGCAGGCGAAGGAAGGCCGCATGCACATCCTCGGCAAGATGACGGAAGCGGTTGCCGGCGCAAACACCGAACTCTCCGAGTTCGCGCCGCGAATGATCACGATCAAGATCAACCCCGAGAAGATCCGCGACGTGATCGGCAAGGGCGGGTCGGTCATCCGCGCGTTGACCGAAGAAACGGGCACGACGATCGATATCTCCGACGACGGCGTGGTGACGATCGCGAGCACGAGCAGCGAAGGCATGGCCGAGGCAAAGCGCCGCATCGAGGCGATCACGGCCGAGATCGAGGTGGGCCAGATCTACGAAGGCTCCGTGCTCAAGCTGCTCGAGTTCGGTGCGATCGTGAACATCCTGCCGGGCAAGGATGGTCTGCTGCATATTTCCGAGATCGCGAACGAGCGCATCAAGGACATCAAGGACTATCTGACCGAAGGCCAGCACGTCCGGGTGAAGGTCATCTCGACCGACGAGAAGGGCCGTGTGCGCCTGTCGTCGAAGGCGCTGCTGAACGACGCGGCGTCCGGCGCGGGGCAGCCCGAGCAGGCGCCGCAGCAGTGATGCGGTGATCTGACGCAGAAACGGCCGGTTGCGTGTCGAGCGCACCGGCCGTTTTTTTATGAGAAAGTGGGCGGATGAGCGGCGTGCCGTCCGCGCAACCGCGATCGCAGCCAGAGAGGTGACGTAGATGAAAGCAATCGAAATTACCGAGTTCGGCGGGCCGGAAGTCCTTGCGCTGGCGGAGCGGCCGACGCCCGAGCCGGCGGCCGGCGAGGTGCTCGTGAAAGTCGCCGCGTCCGGCGTGAACCGGCCTGACGTGTTTCAGCGCAAGGGTTCGTACGCGCCGCCCCCCGGTGCGTCGGATCTGCCGGGGCTCGAGATCGCGGGCGAGATCGTTGGTGGTGCGCTGGACCCGAAGCACAACCCGTTCGGCTTGAAGATGGGCGATCGCGTTTGCGCCTTGCTGGCCGGCGGTGGCTATGCGCAATACGTCGCTGTTCCGCTCGCGCAGTGCCTGCCCGTGCCGGCCGGCCTGACCGACATCGAAGCGGCGTCACTGCCGGAGACGTTCTTCACCGTCTGGAGCAACGTTTTCGATCGGGCGCAACTGGGCGCGGGCGAAGGCGGCGCGAACGAAACGCTGCTCGTACAGGGCGGCTCGAGCGGCATCGGCGTGGCGGCGATCCAGATCGCGCACGCACTCGGATTCCGTGTTTTCGCGACGGCCGGGACGGCCGACAAATGCCAGGCGTGCGAATCGCTGGGCGCCGAGCGCGCGATCAACTACAAGTCGGAAGACTTCGTCGAGGTCGTAAAATCGCTCACGAACAATCGGGGTGTCGACGTCATCCTCGATATGGTCGGGGGCGGCTATGTTCCGCGTGAGCTCTCGGCACTCGCCGATGGTGGCCGCCTGGTGCTCATCGCATTGCTCGGCGGCGCGAAAGCCGAGGTGAATCTGGGCGAAATTCTGCGCCGCCGGCTGAGCATTACGGGCTCGACGCTGCGCCCGCGCCCGGTCGAGTTCAAGGCCAAGATCGCGGCGGCGCTTGCGGCCAAGGTATGGCCGCACGTCGAATCCGGGCAGATCAAGCCGATTATCTATCGGGTGCTCCCCGCCCATGAGGCCAAGCAAGCGCATGCGCTGATGGAGAGTGGCGAACACATCGGCAAAATCGTGCTCGACTGGTCGCAGACGGTTTGACCACACAAGCCGACGCGCAGTAAAATTGCGCGTTTTGCGTGCGCGTTGCCGGATTTTCAAGGCGTCGGAAAACCGTTGCGGCGCGCCTCGGCGATCTGGTTCGTAATCGGGTTGTGAGCAGGTTGTGAGCGCGTTGTGATCGGGTCGCACCCGGTTCGCAATCGAATTACAACCGAATTACAACCGGCTTTGCGATCGGTTTGCAGCTGGCCCCCGGCATCGCGCCGCAGGGCGGGAAAGCGGGAGGAAGGGCGAGACATGGCGGATCAACGAGCGAAATGGGTGGTCGGTAACTGGAAGATGCACGGGCGGCTCGCGCAAAACGAGTCGCTGCTGCGCGCCCTCGCAAGCGGCGCCGCCGGATTGGGCGAGCGCGTGCGCGTAGGGGTATGTGTGCCGACTCCCTATCTCGCTCAGGTTCAGTCGCTGCTTGCCGGCACGCCGCTCGCCTGGGGCGTGCAGGACATTTCGGTGCACGAGCAAGGGGCTTATACCGGCGAGGTCGCGGCCGAGATGGCGGTCGAGTTCGGGGCCACGCTCGCAATCGTGGGTCACTCGGAGCGGCGGGCTTATCATGGCGAGCGTTCGGAGCTCGTGGCGGCGAAGGCGCAGCGTGCACTGAACGCGGGACTCACGCCGATCGTGTGCGTCGGCGAAACGCTCGACGAACGCGAAGCCGGCACGACCGAGTCGGTCGTCGGTGCGCAGATCGACGCGGTGCTCGCGACGTTGTCGGCGGCCGACGTTGCGCGCATCGTCGTTGCGTACGAACCGGTCTGGGCGATCGGCACCGGCAAGAGTGCAACGGCCGAACAGGCGCAAGAGGTGCACGCGTTTTTGCGTGCCCGGCTGGCAGGCAGGGATTCCGCGTTGGCGGCGGTTCCGTTGCTCTATGGCGGCAGTGTAAAAGCGGATAATGCCGAGGCATTGTTCGCGCAGGCGGACATCGACGGCGGTCTCATCGGCGGCGCGTCGTTGAAAAGCCAGGATTTTCTCGCGATCTGTGAGGCGGGCAAAGCGACGGGCGCATAACGAGTGCGAAAGTCGTCGAATGCCGGATGCGCGCATCGGCGGTAGGGCATTGCGGATCTTGGAGCCCATTGCCCCATTGCCCGATCGCAGGCGGCAAGCCGCCGGATCGTCAAACCATAACTCGGGTGAGTGTAATGCTGTTTTTGAAAACGTTGATCATCGTCGTCCAGCTGCTGTCGGCGCTCGGCATCATCGGCCTCGTGCTGCTGCAGCATGGCAAGGGTGCGGACATGGGTGCGGCATTCGGTAGCGGCGCGTCGGGTAGTCTCTTCGGCGCGACCGGCTCGGCCAACTTCCTGTCGCGTACCACGGCGGTCCTCGCCGCTGTGTTTTTCGTCACTACGCTCGCGCTCACCTACCTCGGTTCGTACAAGTCGAAACCGTCTGCTGGTGTGCTGGGTGCATTGCCCGCGCAGATGGCCTCCGCGCCTGCGTCCGCCGTTGCGGCACCGGTGCCTGCATCTGCTTCGAGCGAGACGGTGCCGAAGTAAAAATTTTTGCGCGGCTGTACATTTGTGCGTTGAACAATTTTGATAGACAGGTTAGAATTTAAGTCTTGAAGCGATTCGCGGGTCGATCAATCAAGTTGTGCGAGTTGTGTCCCGGATTGCAGACAGTGCCGACGTGGTGAAATTGGTAGACACGCTATCTTGAGGGGGTAGTGGCGAAAGCTGTGCGAGTTCGAGTCTCGCCGTCGGCACCAAAGTTATCCAATGCCAGCCGCATGCTTCGCTTCGGCTGGCATTGTCACTTCTGGGGTTTGCTTGCGGGATCCTTGCGATGCCGGGGCATGATGAAGTGAATACATCGGCGGGGATGCGGCAGTTTGTCTCTCCGCGGCACTCAGAACCAACCGATAGAGGATAGTCTTGAACCTCGCAGCCTACTTCCCCGTATTGCTATTCCTTCTCGTGGGCCTGGGTTTAGGCGTTGCGCTCGTAACGGTCGGCAAGGTCCTCGGTCCCAACAAGCCTGATAACGACAAGAACTCGCCGTACGAGTGCGGCTTCGAGGCGTTCGAAGACGCGCGCATGAAGTTCGACGTGCGCTACTACCTCGTCGCCATCCTCTTCATCATTTTCGATCTCGAGACCGCGTTCCTGTTTCCGTGGGGTGTGGCCCTGCGCGACATCGGCTGGCCCGGCTTCATGGCGATGATGATTTTCCTGCTCGAACTCCTCTTGGGCTTTGCCTATATCTGGAGGAAGGGCGGGCTCGAGTGGGAGTGATGGCTTAATCGCCGGTTTCTCGCGGGAAGGCCGAGCTCGCCATCCCGTCTGGAGTGCAAAGCAATGAGTATCGAAGGGGTCTTGAAGGAAGGGTTTGTCACCACCACGGCTGACAAACTGATCAATTGGACGCGCACGGGTTCGCTCTGGCCGATGACGTTCGGCCTCGCCTGTTGCGCCGTCGAGATGATGCATGCGGGCGCCGCTCGCTACGATCTCGACCGGTTCGGCGTCGTGTTTCGGCCGAGTCCGCGTCAGTCCGACGTCATGATCGTCGCCGGCACGCTGTGCAACAAGATGGCGCCCGCGCTGCGCAAGGTCTACGACCAGATGGCCGAGCCGCGATGGGTGATCTCGATGGGTTCGTGCGCCAACGGCGGCGGCTATTACCACTACTCGTACTCCGTCGTGCGTGGCTGCGACCGCATCGTGCCGGTCGACGTCTACGTGCCCGGCTGCCCGCCGACCGCCGAGGCGCTGGTCTACGGTGTGATCCAGCTTCAAGCGAAGATCCGCCGGACCAACACCATCGCCCGTCAATAAGCTTTTCGCTTCCCCACAATATGGCAAGCAAACTCGAGACCCTCAAAGCGAACCTCGAGGCGGCCGTCGGCGGCCGTCTGTCGAGCATCACCGAATCGGTCGGGGAATTGACGATCGTCGTGAAGGCGAGCGATTACCTCGAAGTCGCCAAGCGTCTGCGCGATGACCGCTCGCTCGGTTTCGAGCAACTGATCGATCTGGCCGGCATCGATTATCAAACGTACGGCGACGGCGCCTACGACGGTCCGCGCTTCGCGGCCGTGCTGCATCTGCTGTCGGTGGCCAACAACTGGCGCTTGCGCGTACGCGTATTCGCACCCGATGACGATATGCCCGTCGTGCCGTCGGTCGTCGACATCTGGAGTTCGGCGAACTGGTACGAGCGCGAGGCGTTCGACCTTTACGGTCTCGTGTTCGAAGGCCACCCGGATCTGCGCCGCATCCTCACCGACTACGGCTTTATCGGTCACCCGTTCCGCAAGGATTTCCCGGTTTCGGGCTACGTCGAAATGCGTTACGACCCGGCGGAAAAGCGGGTTGTCTACCAGCCGGTGACGATCGAGCCGCGCGAGATCACACCGCGCGTGATCCGCGAGGATCGCTACGGCGGTCTCAAACACTAAGAGGGCGCCATGGCAGAGATCAAGAACTACACGCTCAACTTCGGTCCGCAGCACCCGGCGGCGCACGGTGTGCTGCGCCTCGTGCTCGAACTCGACGGCGAAGTGATCCAGCGCGCCGATCCGCACATCGGTCTGCTGCATCGGGCTACCGAGAAGCTGGCGGAAAACAAGACCTTCATTCAGTCCGTGCCTTATATGGATCGTCTCGACTACGTGTCGATGATGGTCAACGAGCACGGCTATGTACTCGCGATCGAAAAGCTGCTCGGCATCGACGTGCCGGTGCGTGCCAAATACATTCGCGTGCTCTTCGACGAAGTCACGCGCGTGCTGAACCACCTGATGTGGATCGGTGCACACGCGCTCGACGTCGGCGCCATGGCCGTGTTCCTCTACGCATTCCGTGAGCGCGAAGACCTCATGGACGTCTACGAGGCCGTGTCCGGTGCGCGCATGCATGCGGCGTATTACCGCCCGGGCGGCGTCTACCGCGACCTGCCCGATGCGATGCCGCAGTACAAGGCATCGAAGATCCGCAACGCGAAGGCCCTCGAGAAGATGAACGAGGCGCGCCAGGGCTCGCTGCTCGACTTCCTCGACGATTTCTTCACGCGCTTTCCGGGCTGCGTCGACGAATACGAGACGCTGCTCACCGACAACCGGATCTGGAAGCAGCGCCTGGTCGGCATTGGTGTCGTATCGCCCGAGCGCGCGCTGCAGCTCGGTATGACGGGTCCGATGCTGCGCGGCTCGGGCATCGAGTGGGATCTGCGCAAGAAGCAGCCCTACGAGGTCTACGATCAGCTCGATTTCGACATTCCCGTGGGCGTGAACGGCGATTGCTACGACCGTTATCTGGTGCGCGTGGAAGAGATGCGCCAGTCGACGCGCATCGCGAAGCAGTGTATCGAGTGGCTGCGCAGGAATCCGGGCCCGGTGATGATCGACAATCACAAGGTCGCACCGCCTTCGCGCGTGGGCATGAAGTCGAACATGGAAGAGCTGATCCATCACTTCAAGCTCTTCACGGAAGGGTTTCACGTGCCGGAAGGCGAAGCCTACGCGGCGGTCGAGCATCCGAAGGGCGAGTTCGGCATTTATCTGGTGTCGGACGGTGCGAACAAGCCGTATCGGCTCAAGATCCGCGCTCCCGGCTACGCGCATCTGGCGTCGCTCGACGAGATGGCGCGCGGCCACATGATCGCGGATGCCGTCACGATCATCGGCACGCAGGACATCGTGTTCGGCGAGATCGACCGTTGAAGAAGCAGCGGATGCCGCGCGTCGTCGGCGCGGCTCCGCGTGGTCGCAAGGAATGCCGGGTCTGCCGCCGCCAATACGGCGGCAGGTTTTTGTTCGGTAGGTATTGAAAGAGTCGTGTCAGAAAATGATCTCAGCTGAAGGCCTGAAAGAAATCGATCGTGCGATCGCGAAGTATCCCGCCGATCAGAAACAGTCGGCCGTGATGGCGGCGTTGGCCGTCGCCCAGGAAGAGCATGGCTGGCTCTCGCCCGAGCTCATGCAGTTCGTCGCGAACTATCTCGACATGCCGGCCGTGGCCGTGCAGGAGGTCGCGACGTTCTACACGATGTACGAGACGAAGCCCGTCGGCAAGTACAAGATCACCCTCTGCACGAACCTGCCGTGCCAACTCGGCCCTGACGGCG encodes the following:
- the tpiA gene encoding triose-phosphate isomerase yields the protein MADQRAKWVVGNWKMHGRLAQNESLLRALASGAAGLGERVRVGVCVPTPYLAQVQSLLAGTPLAWGVQDISVHEQGAYTGEVAAEMAVEFGATLAIVGHSERRAYHGERSELVAAKAQRALNAGLTPIVCVGETLDEREAGTTESVVGAQIDAVLATLSAADVARIVVAYEPVWAIGTGKSATAEQAQEVHAFLRARLAGRDSALAAVPLLYGGSVKADNAEALFAQADIDGGLIGGASLKSQDFLAICEAGKATGA
- a CDS encoding branched-chain amino acid ABC transporter substrate-binding protein, which gives rise to MGRWISRVAAVAVLGAWAIAAAAAGGEGGAGTGAAEPVRLALVEGMSGPFADAGAAVERNLRFGVERVNARGGVTLADGRHPLELVVMDSRGGVEEALVQQRAAADRRIPFILQGNGSAVAAALVAAIDKHNAREPGNRELFLNYSADDPALTGAGCSFWHFRFDAHAGMRMNALADVIAGERAVKKVYLLNQDYSFGHDVSALARESLAARRPDIAVVGDEFHPIGRVKDFTPYLAKIRASGADAVVTGNWGNDLTLLVKAAREQGYVGKFYTFYGNSLGAPAALGDAGVKRVVAVADWHPNAGASALFADRASGAKPALSDAYYAAFRARFPAARDDYPVLRMEIMIEMLADAISRARTTDAAAVARALEGMKYDNGFQRATMEAADHQLIQPLYVMEMDKAGTTGVRFDNEGSGYGFRTVLALSPEKTRLPSVCRMKRP
- a CDS encoding NuoB/complex I 20 kDa subunit family protein, whose protein sequence is MSIEGVLKEGFVTTTADKLINWTRTGSLWPMTFGLACCAVEMMHAGAARYDLDRFGVVFRPSPRQSDVMIVAGTLCNKMAPALRKVYDQMAEPRWVISMGSCANGGGYYHYSYSVVRGCDRIVPVDVYVPGCPPTAEALVYGVIQLQAKIRRTNTIARQ
- the secG gene encoding preprotein translocase subunit SecG, which produces MLFLKTLIIVVQLLSALGIIGLVLLQHGKGADMGAAFGSGASGSLFGATGSANFLSRTTAVLAAVFFVTTLALTYLGSYKSKPSAGVLGALPAQMASAPASAVAAPVPASASSETVPK
- a CDS encoding NAD(P)H-quinone oxidoreductase; amino-acid sequence: MKAIEITEFGGPEVLALAERPTPEPAAGEVLVKVAASGVNRPDVFQRKGSYAPPPGASDLPGLEIAGEIVGGALDPKHNPFGLKMGDRVCALLAGGGYAQYVAVPLAQCLPVPAGLTDIEAASLPETFFTVWSNVFDRAQLGAGEGGANETLLVQGGSSGIGVAAIQIAHALGFRVFATAGTADKCQACESLGAERAINYKSEDFVEVVKSLTNNRGVDVILDMVGGGYVPRELSALADGGRLVLIALLGGAKAEVNLGEILRRRLSITGSTLRPRPVEFKAKIAAALAAKVWPHVESGQIKPIIYRVLPAHEAKQAHALMESGEHIGKIVLDWSQTV
- a CDS encoding 2-isopropylmalate synthase, which codes for MADKLIIFDTTLRDGEQSPGASMTKEEKIRIARQLERMRVDVIEAGFAASSNGDFDAINAIASIVKDSTVCSLARANDRDIQRAADALAPAERFRIHTFIATSPLHMEKKLRMTPDQVFEQARLAVRFARKFTDDVEFSPEDGSRSDMDFLCRVLEAVIDEGARTINIADTVGYGVPELYGSLVKTLRERIPNSDKAIFSVHCHNDLGMAVANSLAGVKIGGARQVECTINGLGERAGNTALEEIVMAVKTRKDYFGLEVGLDTTQIVPASKLVSQITGFVVQPNKAVVGANAFAHASGIHQDGVLKARDTYEIMRAEDVGWSANKIVLGKLSGRNAFKQRLQELNVTLESESELNTAFARFKELADRKSEIFDEDIIAIVSEESAAAAERERYKFVSLAQHSETGERPHARVVFSVDGKETVGEARGNGPVDATLNAIEGEVGSGSELLLYSVNAITTGTQAQGEVTVRLSKNGRIVNGVGTDPDIVAASAKAYISALNKLYTNVEKVNPQAI
- the pnp gene encoding polyribonucleotide nucleotidyltransferase, translated to MSMFNKVVKEFKWGQHTVRLETGEIARQATGAVIVDVEDTVVLATVVGAKTAKPGQDFFPLTVDYIEKTYSAGKIPGGFFRREGRPSELETLTSRLIDRPLRPLFPEGFYNEVQVVIHVLSVNPEIPADVPAMIGASAALAVSGLPFHGPVGAARVAYVNNEYVLNPTRSQMKDSRLELIVAGTERAVLMVESEADQLPEDVMLGAVVFGHEQMQTAIDAIHELVRDGGKPEWDWQPAAKNEALIARVTDLAYGDLTAAYQIRNKQERSTKLKEIYAATGAKLDEEALAAGTVPADKATIGNILFDLEAKIVRSQILNGEARIDGRDTRTVRPIEIRTGVLPRTHGSALFTRGETQALVVATLGTKGDEQIIDALEGEYRERFMLHYNMPPFATGETGRVGSPKRREIGHGRLAKRALAACLPSADEFGYSIRVVSEITESNGSSSMASVCGGCLALMDAGVPMKAHVAGIAMGLILEGNKFAVLTDILGDEDHLGDMDFKVAGTADGVTALQMDIKIQGITKEIMQVALAQAKEGRMHILGKMTEAVAGANTELSEFAPRMITIKINPEKIRDVIGKGGSVIRALTEETGTTIDISDDGVVTIASTSSEGMAEAKRRIEAITAEIEVGQIYEGSVLKLLEFGAIVNILPGKDGLLHISEIANERIKDIKDYLTEGQHVRVKVISTDEKGRVRLSSKALLNDAASGAGQPEQAPQQ
- the rpsO gene encoding 30S ribosomal protein S15 encodes the protein MSVADIKKSEIVEKFARAANDTGSPEVQVALLTSRINELTLHFKSHTKDHHSRRGLLRMVSRRRKLLDYLKGKDADRYRSLIEKLGLRK
- a CDS encoding NADH-quinone oxidoreductase subunit A, coding for MNLAAYFPVLLFLLVGLGLGVALVTVGKVLGPNKPDNDKNSPYECGFEAFEDARMKFDVRYYLVAILFIIFDLETAFLFPWGVALRDIGWPGFMAMMIFLLELLLGFAYIWRKGGLEWE